AACTTGCCTCTGACGGCAAGTAGATACTTGAATGAAGCGTGGGTTCTGGGCGAGACTCTATGCACGATATTTCCTTTATTCTTCTATGGAAACGTCGCCGTCTCTTTACTCAGCATGGTGGCCATTACTATCAACAGGTAAGCTTTAACGATTCTCTTCatttgtttttacatatattagtagCACTTGTAGTtgactgaaatattatttctttttcaggtATATACTGATCTCGCGATCGGATATTTACAACCAGTTATATACTAATCGCGGCATAACGTTGATGTTGATAGTCGTATGGACCTTGAGTTTCTTGATGCTGTTGCCGCCCTTGTTAGGCATCTGGGGTACCCTAGGACTGGATTCAGCCACTTTTTCCTGTAccatactgaaaaaaaatggctTGAGCCCGAAGAAATTCCTGTTTGTTCTGGGCTTTATCGTGCCATGCGTGGTGATCAGTGTTTCGTATCTCTGCATATATTGGCGCGTACGGAAGAGTCGGAAGAATCTCGAGGCTCATACGGCGGAGAGCGGTCGACGAGTCGGTGGCTTTCAACGGCGGGAGGACTCTAGAGTGACCAAATTAATGCTCACCATATTTCTCTGTTTTCTCATGTGCTTCATGCCATTGATGCTGATGAACGTGATGGACGACAAGATGAAGATTCCGATACTTCATATAGTGGCGTCCGTGCTTGCTTGGGCATCCGCGGTGATAAATCCGTTTATTTACGCTGGCACCAATAAACTGTACAGAGAGGCTTACAAACAGCTTCTGTGCCCCAGTTCGAACAAGACGCGCGCGATCGGTCCCAAACCGACGCATTCTCACTCGAGCAAGTTCTCGTCGCCCCACacgatgtaaaaatatctttcgtTCCGGTACGTCGTGTCGCATTGGCTTAACGAGTAAAAGGTTGACgcgtaataaaactttttatcttatcataaaaaattgagtGTTTTCCTTACGAAAAAAATACTCCCCAAAATATACTAATATGAGTGTCATTTCGAATGGCCAACGCCTAATTGggtatattttttcataaggaAAAACTAAACCATGTAGCAGAGTACGGGCCTCCTAGAGATGTCGATGAATATTCGTACGTCCTAAGGACGTTTTGGGGGACTTTCTTTGAATAAACTGTTTTCCGTGTCGgaaaataacgtataaaatataaaacttatttaaagaGTTAGCTTAAGTTACGAATCTAAATTTCtgtttgattataaaaatttgtatttatgattCCATAGCTTATGTGTAAGCTAATGTTTAAGCTTATgtttaaaaagtagaaaatccgctaagttaataaataacgaatgttttatttttggatAAGTGTAAAAGCGACGTGAcaggaaaagtataaaatttgtatttttctgtaatatataATCGTTATCATTACATTATAATATgacgtataatatataaattttattaaaaaaaaaatttctgcttaATACAAAGTATATATGATTCTATAAAAAAAGGACGGAACATATACAACAAAAACATATCATAATTGGCAAATTAAAGACTACGCAATAATCGATAATGCAACTTAAAGAAAAGTATAGATCATATggcataaatcataaatataaaaatttcgagataaatacttaaaaaataataatatttaacgtCTCGAAAAAATTGCACCTttagttttacaaatattattctttGCGGTAATTTTGTTGATTGTTCATCATTTAAAgacatgtatacacatatatatatatatatatatatactcatatgtcctattttttatagattacgTACGAATTAATTTGgtatctaatattaaatatatttgtactttTGAAATGACAGCATTAAATAAATACGTTTACATGCACTTAAATGCAAGTGTATTGTACCAAAACAATAGTAACTGTGAAAGATgccataaaaatatatttataattaagtattttCTCTGCCTTGGTATCGCTGTAAACTAAAATCTCAAAAGAGATTGACATATACGAAcgaatgtaatatataatatagaaacgttgaaaaaataaaattaaacattttctatAATCTTCTCGACGCTCGATTATAtccttgtaaatatttataaccttAACTTTATTACTTATATACTAATCTCAGTTATTTTTCACTAAACATGGACGGAATTAGTATGAAACTTCTTTCTCGTAATATTTACCTTACACTACTTACATTACTACGTAATATGCGTTACTCGTagtaaaatttaagtttttggATGTCAGAGACAAAATATAGATATGCCACTTAAATGTATGCGCGTGTACATTGGTAACGATAAAATTTACGAGATTCTCATGAACACAATGAGATAGATATTTACAGCTTCGAATTTGATACACGTTATACTTACTAAATAAATGCAGATGTATCTAAAAATGCGCAAATAAGAGTTAGTTAATTCAACTCCAATTCCGGTAAGTACGGCTCCGTGATTGCAGTAATAGGACAAATAGTCAAGGTATCCTACAAATAAAGAATACATGGAAATATAATTAGTAGTATAGTAGGAAGGAATTGATTTATTTCGTTTCTTACCAGTCGCGTAAGTTCATCGAACGTCGGCCGTTCCTCGGGATCGACTCGCCAGCAGGACGACATGACCTCGTAGATCGGATCTGTGATATCCAACAACTGTGGTAACCGAACACCGCGCGTAACCGCCTCCTCCACCTCGCTATCGAGTGCCAGGTACGGTACACTAGCGTACGGTGTACCGCCCATACTAAACATCTCCCAGAGGAGTACGCCAAAGGCCCATGTTACGCCCGGCTGATGCTTCTTCCGATTATCGAAGGACTCGATGGCCGTCCACCTTGCGTACTTGACGTCTTCCAAGGCATACTTGGCGATACCATGACCCATAAGTTTCGGCGTCCAATCGCTCGACAGGCCGACACTTCGCGCGCAGAGTCGACTATGAACGATCTTGTGGCTCGCCAGATATTGCAAGGCGATCGCGATCGAGGACGAGATGGGCAGGATCCGATCTACCGGAAAAACATCTCCCGATCGCGCGGCCAACAGACAGTTCTTCAAGTTCTGCGCCGGTAACTCCAACACGACGTACAACGTGTCGGTGGTCTCGCAGGTTCCCACGAGGCCCGCGAGATACTTCATGGAGCCTGCTCGAATGCACACGTCCAATTCTCTCAGCATGTGTCTCTTGTCGGATCCCTTCAAGGCGCCGTCGGCTATAGTGTGAACCGTTACCGCCGAGCTACCGTCCTCCTTCAGAAGCACGGTTCCGCCGTGCACGCTGCCGAATCGTCCCCTGCGCAGAATCTCACTATCGACGGACAGAGCATTTCGCGGTATACTCCACACTTTCTTCTTCAACTCTTGATAATGATTCACTCTCTCGGGAACGTCTTCTGGAATGTAGCCCATGTTATCCACCTCGTACACTGGACCCTGCAACGTGAGCTCCTGCTGCTCCGGCAGCTTCCGCATATGGAATCTCTCGTGTCGTCGTCGCAGTACAAAGTACACCAGAATTGAAACAGCGAGTAGGATACTCAGCAACGTGATCACTATGCAAAGCGCGAGAGCGGTCGTGTCCATTCGACGATTCGTGTTCGTTGCCTCGTGGCTTAGCAATTGGTTATTGGCCAAATCGGAATAGGAACGTTGTACATCCGGTCCTACCCGCGAGATTACCGCCAAGCCGACTTGCGCGGAAGCGTAATGATCCTTCAACGGGACGTTGTAATAGCTGCCAAACTTTTTTCCATCGCCCACGACGAATCTTTTGTATCTGTGAAAATCCACTGGCTCGAATTGCGCGGTAACGTAGTAATTTAAGCCTTGCTGCGTTGCACTCTCGTAATTCAAGTACTCCTCGTGGGAATCGACCGGAGGTATAGTGCCAGCCTGTACAACGACAACCTGGTACGCGCTGATCGGTCCGTACTCGCTGTGACCCTCGGTAAGCGCAACGGTAATCGTGCTGTCTCCGCGCTCCAATATCTTGGGCACGGCTGGTTTGTCGGGGGGACCTATCAAAGTCCATTCCGTAATATACGCCGGATCGCTGGAGCCCTGCGTATTGCTGGCGGTGACGGATACGTTGTATTTAGTGCCGGGCTGAAGACCCTTCAGAGTCGTCGTGTTCGACGCACCTCCTTGAATTTGACTCTCGATAGGTGGCAAAATATTGCTCGAGTGTGTCTCTTCAACGACGGCGCGGATGGTGTAAAACGCAACGTTTCCATTGGGTATGTTTGGCGGTAACCACGTTATTTTCAGAGCATCCTGTTTTGCCCGCATTACCCATATTCGCCTCGGTGGACTCGGCcctacaaaaaaaatacaaatacgttGGAGACAAATACGAAATCGTTGTGCGTATTGAAACGTGCATTGGCGATAGTTTTGTATTTTGTCACCTGATAAAAGGGTGTGTTGTTACAAACCATACCTTGTTGACCAGTAGCGTAAACGCTCATTGCTTCGTGGCTGCCGCAATAGTTAGTGGCATCGGAAACGCAAGGAACGGTACAGCTGTTTGATGGGCCATCCTGACCGAATTTGCTGATGCAGTAGCACTGTTGTCCGTTCATCAGTGCCGCGAACCTGTCGAAGATTCGTAAGATTGCACTTCTGACCTATACCAATTCGATCCTGATATGTCGCTCACTTACATGTAATACTGAGATCGGCATCTTTTGATACAGTCGTCGGGCGTGCTGGCGTATCCCAGGGCGGGGGAGGATAATCCATGATCGGAAATCCGGAAGCAGCCCTCATACTTTTGAGCGCACGTGAAATAAACGCCGCAAAAGAACAAGAGGGTCGCGATTATCATCGTGATTTTTGTCTCTATATACTTATTGGCTGTGCGGGCGCGCTTAGTTTTAACCTCCGTTCCGCGGCATAGCGTTATGAGTTAGACGTTCGGAATGTGCAGCACGAGCAGGTATGAGTCAACATACGACGCGGCACACGAGGAAAAGTTACGTTCGTTTATACGTCACATAGAGGAGCTGATCTACCGACGAGTTACGGACGATGTCCCTCGAGTCGCCGAATTCGCTCATCTTGTCGCCCTTTCCGGCCTAC
The DNA window shown above is from Solenopsis invicta isolate M01_SB chromosome 10, UNIL_Sinv_3.0, whole genome shotgun sequence and carries:
- the LOC105208166 gene encoding protein trapped in endoderm-1; this translates as MEHVSNDTIFEIASKEGDIKPFTRSVTIVAAVCAIIFSIIGILGNLITVIALLKYARLRRHATTAFVISLSVSDLIFSAVNLPLTASRYLNEAWVLGETLCTIFPLFFYGNVAVSLLSMVAITINRYILISRSDIYNQLYTNRGITLMLIVVWTLSFLMLLPPLLGIWGTLGLDSATFSCTILKKNGLSPKKFLFVLGFIVPCVVISVSYLCIYWRVRKSRKNLEAHTAESGRRVGGFQRREDSRVTKLMLTIFLCFLMCFMPLMLMNVMDDKMKIPILHIVASVLAWASAVINPFIYAGTNKLYREAYKQLLCPSSNKTRAIGPKPTHSHSSKFSSPHTM
- the LOC105197649 gene encoding putative tyrosine-protein kinase Wsck, giving the protein MIIATLLFFCGVYFTCAQKYEGCFRISDHGLSSPALGYASTPDDCIKRCRSQYYMFAALMNGQQCYCISKFGQDGPSNSCTVPCVSDATNYCGSHEAMSVYATGQQGPSPPRRIWVMRAKQDALKITWLPPNIPNGNVAFYTIRAVVEETHSSNILPPIESQIQGGASNTTTLKGLQPGTKYNVSVTASNTQGSSDPAYITEWTLIGPPDKPAVPKILERGDSTITVALTEGHSEYGPISAYQVVVVQAGTIPPVDSHEEYLNYESATQQGLNYYVTAQFEPVDFHRYKRFVVGDGKKFGSYYNVPLKDHYASAQVGLAVISRVGPDVQRSYSDLANNQLLSHEATNTNRRMDTTALALCIVITLLSILLAVSILVYFVLRRRHERFHMRKLPEQQELTLQGPVYEVDNMGYIPEDVPERVNHYQELKKKVWSIPRNALSVDSEILRRGRFGSVHGGTVLLKEDGSSAVTVHTIADGALKGSDKRHMLRELDVCIRAGSMKYLAGLVGTCETTDTLYVVLELPAQNLKNCLLAARSGDVFPVDRILPISSSIAIALQYLASHKIVHSRLCARSVGLSSDWTPKLMGHGIAKYALEDVKYARWTAIESFDNRKKHQPGVTWAFGVLLWEMFSMGGTPYASVPYLALDSEVEEAVTRGVRLPQLLDITDPIYEVMSSCWRVDPEERPTFDELTRLDTLTICPITAITEPYLPELELN